The genomic window GCTTCTACTGTCATTACGTCTAAACCTTTAAATGAGTCTTTCGACAAATTCTCCATTGTTGTTAAACATATTCTTTCTGCCCGCCGGGTTTCACCATTATCGATTGCTCTCCACGGTAGCTGTATAGgaatggtttttttatttctcttttCCAATGTGCCAAGATAAGGGTCGATTTATACACCTGAGgttcagaaaatatttaaaagttcaaaaatcGACAAaccaaatggaaaaaaaaaggtttacgGGTTACGATGCTCCGGGGAATTTGTTCTGGACCCGCGTATGTACACTACACGTGAACTCCGAGTTGGTCTCATAAAATAACATGTGCTTAAAATctctatatgattataaatctTTTGAAAGATGTGTATTTTCTACGGGGAAAAAACTATTTCCGGCGTTGCCGGTTCTGATCTCTACGAATTATCAAAcgtaaaaatcaatttccCGTGGTCGCATCGTCGTCGTTGTACTCGTATTATCCAACTGACCTCCATTAATGTGATGCATAAATCATTttgaacaacaaaataacatttattatttggactggtgtattgatatttaattaaattactttgtttttatcatatcGGTTTCTTCTGGATTATAAATAGAATCTCGTTCCATAATGACACagcaaatcatattttatacattatatttctgtaattatgttttttaaagataaatgttACATTATAACCTATCGAAgttgttatacaaatatttatgttacaaattttttaatagtataagaaATCATAAATAGTgttactgtaaaataattaaaaattgtgaacTAGAATGTTCAATTGaggttaaatttgtttttatcattaatttggCGTATTGTTCTTAGAAACACggaataataaatctataatactgAGCTAATCATTGGCTGAAATTTCTattttgaatcattttttataaaataagtattgggATGCTTTAAAATTCACGATGGATATCTCCAACCAATACATgtcatattgtgtattatatcagttataggttttgtatacttattatacagttaatgttataaaatcatagtagtgatcaacattaatttacagtagtttttttacttattataaattttaattgcgttataatattagtatttttacaagtgttttattgtttcactATTGAATAGGGTGAAAATTAATCATTCTTttgatcaaaatttatttttggaatttaaaatgtattttcgatTTGGTATTTACTACGTGATTGTTTTCAACCGAATTTCACAGGAAACATTTCCTGATCGAGTTTTTTTCGTgcatttttctagatttttcaaataataataataatgataaaaacaaagagAACAGtggggaaaaaataataataataaaaaaatcagacAGAGGGGCAATTGACGAGGCAGGCAGGAAATTAAACCGAATGCTGGCTGTCGGcgcaaattaataattgcgcTTGTCCTCTTTCACTGCACCGATTCTCTTTACCAAGCTTGTGTTTCGCATAAACGATTGCCTTTGACGCCAATTTGATTTACGGTCGAAATCCCATTCTTATCGCGTACCGATTTTTTcacacgtattatatatatgtatatatatattcctcCCTTTCTCTGACccgaaatttaattatcaatcaTTTCCCAATTTCCCCGgttgaacaaataaaacaatgcaAACATgatggaaatattttaatcgagtCTACCTTGCGCAAGGGTAGATCACCTATGGTACACTGTACACTACGGTTAGTGGTGGAGGTGATGATGGTGGTGATGGTGTTAGGATTTTAGTGCGCCTATGTATGTAGTGTATGCATCGTAAAAATCCATTCTATAGAGTTcacttttgtaaatttaagttttaaatattaaaaatcatttagaataatattgttgttcgaataattaatttactattatataccgtTATAActgctataaaaaatattatgtttttgagctattaagtacaaataatattaattgcaatACATGTTTGTATTCATTagtacaatgtatatttttatatttattatatgcaacactttgttaaaattaattctattttccTTAGTATTTgacttttaaatgatattcaatttagAATTTACCTATATGTGCCTAAGTGTTTTATTAGATTCAATAAGATCCATTAAATATGGTTAGTGGATTAATTTACATCAAAGGATTACAAGTTTTtgcttttaatattcaatgcaTTACTTTTTAACCACCTCACTTTTTGCTTTTATTAGAGTCCTATACTTTTAACCTGGATAAATTTGTCCTAAGTCCCGAAACAGATTATTTTGGTAAATCAAATAACAACAGCATTATTCGACTACCGTTTGTTTATCTTTTGCTTTGGATATAAAGGtcgttaaatttttgaaactttttttatacgatTGTCCTACCAATCTGCTCCGAAAGTGCAAATTCTTGTTATTTGTCCAACACGatgttaaaaatctaaaattaaaatatcggtTTCGGTCATATTTtgaagtttatattaaaatctaacaaTGATAAATTCAGAAATAAAGCTTAAGGTATATAACTAATAGaaggattttattattacatatacatagataataataataaagtccattaaaataattttacaagctAATATAACGTTTTGGTAGCCCTTGTGTGAAAACGTCATATGAAATTCAACTTGAACCTGCGCGTAGGTTATTTCTGTTGCAATAAATCTAGATCCAATTTTTTTACGGTCGGTACGTGGTCGTCATCCTAAAagacaaaaaaagaaataaaagaaCTGAAAAAAATCGTCGTCGTAGtctcttttaatattatttctcgaGTTCTGACGTTCATCTTTCGACGATGATAATACGGGTAGTTGAAGGGACGTTGCGGCGCAGAAATCGAATAACGTTTCAGTGGGATTTCGCGTTGAAATTGGCGGCGaacttataattcaataacggTTTCCTGTTGAATGAACGTGATCCAAATAGAAATGATACATAAAcgtcaaaatgaaaatatcgCGGGTTTCCTCACGAATACCTACCTACggtgatttatattttctaattcttTATTGCGCGTTATTCGTTGTCAGTGCATCCAACGACGGCGTCATaatcatgtatatataataatgcatactGCACAGGCAATATGTACCCATACTTACCAGCTCTGTACACCGACATTGCCGCCATTGTTGTTGTCGTTGACGCTGCGTACAACACACATTGAATACGGGCGGCCGTCCCTCAACTCGTCTTCCCTCCATCGTCCGCACCGCCGACCCTATTCTAAGTatctaaaatactttaatcgCCGCTCGGGGGCGTCCCCGCGTTCCATAGGTTTTGCGTGACTATGGTCCAAAATTCTAAGTTTCCACATCACTCATTGCGATGGTTATCACACAAAAGCCATTAAGGGATCCGATAATGGGTCTCAAATGGGCCCAAACTCAAACTGTATCTGTGTATTTACCTTCCGTCCAAATTTCTCGCGTCGTTTATTACGGCAGTTATCGAAATAAAAGACCATTAAAACTCCACATAAAGAACCAAATGCTCTTGAAATCTATCTTCCACCTCAAAACATCCGAAGAAAAAATTAGTGAAATGAATGATCTCGAACAACGATATCGACAACGTGTACGTTATTTTCGTGGAGACGAAACGTCTAAAAATCAAGATCAACGGTGATGAATCGGCGCCCGCGTTGTAAAACACAGACATGGCTGTTTAAATGAATGATTCCTAATGGAGGTTTGACCGGTCGAATAATTTTCTTGGTTaggttattatgttttgaagaaaaataaatctgtgaatattttatgaattaaaaaaaaaatcaaataaaaatataccaacaaataatattgttcgaaAACGAGTGTTTCCGTGTAATATAAatctttgaaataaatttacactCGCGAGTTTGGGTTGCTATAAAGCCATAACGTCGATATCACATGAGGCTGCCAAGACATTGCACATCATCGTATCAAATGAATTGGATTGACGGTCGTGAgcggaaaaagaaaaaaaattatatgacgaCTTCCGTCAAGATGTATATAGTCTGCACCGCAGAGAGCTGATGATGACGTATCTTTTGGTATGTGCCAACACTAAAGAATCGATTCCACTACGTTTTGTCACTCTGAagttattatagattaatattattgtaatattttttacatacaaattatgatttaattgatAGTTGAGCCACCTTTGTGGAGATGCGCATCTCCAAACGTATAGAATgtgtgtatgatatattttattaataatttattacatataaataataaatattataaattcgttttatgatttatttaactttacctattcattttattactgATGTAATATACTGAATTTACACTCAGTgtcgttaattatttataactaattattaattctgaactaatacaaaacaatgcaataactatttactatatgattattgtttataaattatgtgtgaAGAAAAGTATTGTTGATTACGCACTAACAATGTGTAGTTACTTCAAATTACGTACAGCTGTAACAtacattctaatttaaaataataagacccaacaaagttattaaaagaaatttattgAATCCAAAATGGAGTAAAATGTAATCGTAGTGAATGTAATCGTATATGTAATATCGTTGAAATTTCGgagatttttatttcttacattTAGCACTGCTTACCGAATCACGTTGTTTCTATACACAGTGGTAATAGCGTTTGGCAATAACATTGATTTACATTAACTTTAGTAATGAAAACGACATAAATGGTCGTGTTCTGGGAAATAGCATGGCAGTTAGTGCGATTCTTGTAAatagaaatatgttttaaaacattgtaatatttacttcaaatatatatattttttgaattattattaagaattaacaattaaaattaagttaaaaaaatatcataaataaataacattcatgagtgtgaaaaaaaaaaattttaagcacTTTTgtctaatttttaactaaaattgttatttcaatTCTTTATGATCAGCTTATAAGctgaataatatacacaaacgtacacacatacacacattaaCTTGTAATAAGGCGAGTGAAGCAAGACATCTAGTactcaaaattaaacttttgtagttttgtgttcatttcattttttacatatttaatattgtaatatcaaatgtattttttttacatttgttaagtaatttattgattagaCATACCCACATagcacaatatattaatagaatattctACAAAAATTCCAATTATACTATAGATATACAAACACTCCAGTAGATATGATAGGTATATACGAGATTAGATATCAGTTATTGAATTGGAATAGAATATTCTATCCATATGGTTTTAAGATGCACTTCCCTGCGGTATAtccattgtatataattatgttatatattaagaatattttttttgcactATACTATGGACGTTCGCTGTGCAACCGGGTATGCGACTTGCGCGCGCAATGTGcatcttaatataaataacctaacttattgttattattacgtaataaCTTAGTAGGTTAAACGATTACGATTTACAAGTTTGAAGTTACCGGTCGgcggttattaatatttaacgatttttgaCAACGGTTCCATTGGTTTCAACGTGtttgttttgatttgttttattttgtttgccaTATTGACGACTTCATTCAAGTGCCAAGTTGTATTTGCGGCTCAAAATCAAAAAGGTAGGtttgcttatttaaataaattgtattaatatgatCATTGATCTTGTATTCATGTACCTATAGTAAGTATATTCTTCAATCTTATTTACTTacaataggtaataagtataatcCTAGACTTTAAAGggtcaatatattatggttaattattttgaatggtcatagttattagtattatatttataaaaaatgtagattaaCCATATgcttttatcattatatgatGTATCACAATACCAGTCAAGGAAGTGTCAgcgtaaaatacattttcttctaaaaaaattattttgtaaatatacataaatataataggtataaattattaaatattttcatttaatctgTGATTAAAGTTACAACTAGATCTGTCTACtatctaaaatacaatatgaatataCTGTACTAACTTGTACTGTGTTCTATAACTTCTAAGTTATAACAGTTTACACTGATCATTTGTCACCATGATGactttaaatctttaaattaaattaaatctaatttaaactGATAAATATTAGGTGTCAAGGAAAAAGAACATAattgtcataataaattatcaagttTTGGGAGTGAgtaattgtatgtttaaaaatttcattctctatgattactaataatacaataaagaaGAACTCCtgatcttttaaattaaaaaattcatagattcttcataataggtattattataatcacatattttatactcaagcagttatcataaaaaacatttagacATAGGTAACTTAAGAAATTCGAAGATAAAgtatcaaaatacaaaatacaataaataaaattaggtttctgtaatattacaattaaatttacataatatatgattgtgtttgaacataaaaaagtcacaaatttttgttacactaggtaataaataaattattagaaaatagaaggtattatatgtacctattatatattatttattattattatataggtaacctacctattgtaaaaatattgattgataatttaaaaaaaaatttgaatttatcaagaattttttaaaataccaattaattaaaccacaacattaaaaaactatttcatttaaaaacaaatattataatgactgtGTTTGATGAAATATCATATgtcacataaaatgtataaaattgtaatatcacagcataatcataataataattaaattaaattaaattattaaaaattaaaaaaaataaataatttaatataataacttaaaaactgtCTAATTATTCAGGAATTAAGGATATTTACACAACCATCTAAGTTGCTGTTCTGTGATTCACTAAAACTTAAAGCTATGAAGAAAAGTTCATTTTCCAAAAGACATTTTAACCGTTTGGTTAAAAATcagttaaacaatttaaacatatcaGTCGAATCTATTCTTAATTCTACCATTGAACCTAAGAACAGTAGTCTAGTTAGTCcagatatttctttattaccATCTGATATTACTTCAACTAATTTGTCTCCTATGCTGGACTCTAATGGAGATAATAATAGCCATAGTGTCAATTctcaatatattgaaaatatgtctTGTGTATGGAATAGTAGTCAATCATTTTCACAACCATCTAGTTCTAGTGATGAAAGTATTGTAAATTGTGATATGgataacaattttgaaaataattataataccaatgAAATGAGTAATGCAACTTTTACTGAAAAGCTCCAAAATTGgagtattgaatttaaaatcaacCATAACGCCCTGCAAGTTTTACTATCAATTTTAAGGGAAACACCAACATTTCAAAATCTTCCTAAGGATCCTAGGACATTTTTAATGACACctaaaacaacaattatgCGAGTTGTAAAACCAGGgttgtattatcattttggcatcttaaatagtttgaacaatatttttaataaacaattatctgTTCCGTCAACTATTAAGTTagcaataaatattgatgGTCTTCCTTTAAGTAAGTCTTCGGGAAGTCAACTTTATCCTATTTTGGGAATGGTTAAAGATTATAagccattaaataatattgttttcccTATTGGTATTTATCATGGCCAAGAAAAACcttgttgttttaataactttcTTGAGGAATTTGTTTCTGAAGCTGTTGGTTTATGTGATAAAGAAATTATGGTTGCTGGAAAGTTAATCCGTATtgaaatatgtatgttattatttgatacaGTAGCTAAAGCAAGCGTGTTGCAGATAAAAGGACATGCTGGTTATTACTCTTGCTCTAAGTGTACAGCTGAAGGAGAACATATCAATGGTAGAATGTGTTTTCCtgaaacaaattttactaaaagaaCAAACGAAGATTTTAGAAATCAAACTGATGAAAACCATCATATAGGAGAAACTATACTGACTCAAATATCTGGTTTAGATTTAATATCAACAGTACCCCTTGACTATATGCATTTAGTTCTTCTCGGTGtggtaaaaaaactattagttGGTACTTGGATGAATGGTAGACCACCCAATAAATTGCCCTCAGTGTTAGTAAACCAAATATCTGAAAAATTACTATCATTTAGGCAATATATTCCAATGGAATTTTCTAGAAAGCCCCGATCGCTCAAAGAAGCTAAAAGGTTTAAAGCTACTGAATATAGATTATTTCTTCTTTATTTAGGACCATTAGTTCTTAAAGATGTATTAGATACCGAGAAATATGATCATTTTATAACCTTACATTTGGccatatctattttaatatcaaataaagtatttgaCTTTAAATATGTTGACTATGctgaaaagttattaaatcacTTTGTGAAAAGTTGtggattaatttatagtaaagaGTTTATggttcataatattcataatcttTTACATTTATGCAATGATGTGAGAAAATTTGGCCCATTggataattttagtaattttccttttgaaaactatcttggtcaattaaaaaaattattgagaaaGCATTCTGATATTTTACCTCAAATTGTTCGTAGATTATCAGAATCTCAAAACTTCtataaaacattcaattatAACAACCAACAAAGTTTGAAtacattagaatataaatttacaaaaattaaacaaaatgaaattataacacaAGATTGTGTTGGACTACAATATGAGGAGCTAACATTACCATTGTATAAATTGACACTATCTGAACAAAACCgttgttgtaaattaaaatgtgacacaataatagaaatttttagtttttcctaTCAATCTGAATCCAAAAAACCTATTGCTATTGggaagaaatatttaaatgtaactaatttttataacaaaccaGACCGTTCTTCCTTAATTGGAGTTCATTTTGTTTCTAATTTGTGTGCAGAGTATGACTATtggaatattgataatatatcaacAAAATTGGTCAGATTACCATTTGGTCATGGATTTGTTGTATTTCCTTTGTTACACTCTTCATGAAtagttataatagatattatgctAAAATATAGCATAGTATtacaatcaatatatattatataatgtgtttaatgtgtatatcatatgtaaatatttaaatattatgaatagtaAAACTATTAACTGCAGATCagatattaaaagttattaggtctattgttttacaatgtttattaaatctaatgcAAATATGCTTCTCAATAGTTGTAACAATGGAGCTGGAAATTGGGAACAATACTGCTTGGTACATAGTCAAGTTCCTAGAAGAAAATTCTGTCGAGGCTGTGCCTGTCAATTGGTTCAAAGACCTAAATCATTGCTATTGGCCTCCATATAAAGATACTGTAGTAGCTGAAGCAATACGTCTAAATGAGGTGCCATCAAAGTCATGGAAGCTTtataactgtaaattattatcaaaatcaaaaatagttgACTACCCAACAGCCATGAAAAAAGCTTGTAGAGCGCAATATGAATCAGAACTTTCCGAAGCTGAATCTacaaataattctattaaacgaattaaaaaaaggaataaaaaatatgatgatacAATGTCTGATGAGGAATACAGTACTCCTGATAAACGAACAAAGTTGATACCATCCCCACCAACATTTGGTAaggtttatcatataaatatattacctataatatatattattttttttatgttgtggagtacctattattatatagttaatataatagttattattatttttcaatttgttatattattttagaagattttatgaataatagtaccaataatgatgatattttgCTTGTATCTGAAGATGTAAcatcaaatgattttttaatgagCCCAACAGTTGTTATTCCTGAAGCGTTAGCTAATAATTCAAACTGTACAATTGACACGATGGAAGAACTTCAAAAGTATATCGATACAAGTAATAAAtgtctttatttaattagtaaaataataaaatgttgtggGTGATCAActtgatttgttttaatttataacaaaagaactaatatgttatattgtttttgcaGAATTTGAAGATCTCCACAATGATCAAACTAAACTGCGTACAAGtaagtaaatgtaataaaaattaatttaaaaagagatctattgattatttcacatattttataccaagtttcctataataaaaaaagttatttatttttcaagtagATTTAATTTGTTGCATATTCATTGGATATTTAGTATTACTTATCATTTGAgtttctttttgttttaactatttatgcaATTTTAGTTGTTGAGAAATGGCATTCAGACACTTCAAGATTATTGATAACTATGGGAATTCACCAAAAAGAACAATTACGATATTTggataatattcaaacaatagTCAATAGTGCCAATGCAATTGGTAATGTTGATATTATTCATAaggaaaaaacaaaagaagAAGAAATCATATATAGACAGTTTCCAATCACTTGTTTGgaaaattttaacgaattagATGATGAATTGaagcaaataaaattatctaaagtTGATGTTTATGATGCACTggtgagttttaaatttatgttatgttataatcataattgttaaaaatgtattagattaTAGAACCGTTGGTGATCTAACTTTTCCACATTTTTTCCTCATTGTTAgagaattttattgtttataatttttgattcaaatataaataaattaataataaacaataatcataaattcatattttaaaaacttgtaaCTAACAATTTCCATGTTAAAGTTATGGGaagtttagttaaatttatctaataacactattaatttttgtttaggtaAAAAATCTGTCTCTTATTGGTGGATCATCATTTA from Aphis gossypii isolate Hap1 chromosome 1, ASM2018417v2, whole genome shotgun sequence includes these protein-coding regions:
- the LOC126548992 gene encoding uncharacterized protein LOC126548992, with product MQICFSIVVTMELEIGNNTAWYIVKFLEENSVEAVPVNWFKDLNHCYWPPYKDTVVAEAIRLNEVPSKSWKLYNCKLLSKSKIVDYPTAMKKACRAQYESELSEAESTNNSIKRIKKRNKKYDDTMSDEEYSTPDKRTKLIPSPPTFEDFMNNSTNNDDILLVSEDVTSNDFLMSPTVVIPEALANNSNCTIDTMEELQKYIDTKFEDLHNDQTKLRTIVEKWHSDTSRLLITMGIHQKEQLRYLDNIQTIVNSANAIGNVDIIHKEKTKEEEIIYRQFPITCLENFNELDDELKQIKLSKVDVYDALVKNLSLIGGSSFSELLRRILKTILTNQVAEQFSWFGRQKKLSFATTALADLVKSAVKIKYKEETDKHIECVAGTWLAKAKERMKNPTN